A part of Aegilops tauschii subsp. strangulata cultivar AL8/78 chromosome 2, Aet v6.0, whole genome shotgun sequence genomic DNA contains:
- the LOC109740217 gene encoding peroxidase 1-like, with translation MASATFFILVAAASLLASFAQADLQYGYYNMTCPGVEELVRTELEAIFTDDSTLRAGLLRLHFHDCFVRGCDASLLLNSHNGTAEKHADPNLTVRGYEAIEAIKKVVEKACPLVVSCADIMAMAARDAVNFSAGPRYEVETGRRDGNVSMLEEALTNLPPADGNVTVLTQYFAVKNLTMKDMVVLSAAHTIGVTHCSSFSKRLYNFTGAGDQDPSLEPAYGKTLTTKCPTDKMASVVPMDEVTVAEFDLGYYESVYNHRAVLRSDAALLEDSLTGAYVALMNNASSLDIFFADFAVAMINMGRAGVLTGTQGEIRETCGVYVD, from the exons ATGGCTTCCGCCACATTCTTTATCTTGGTTGCTGCGGCGAGCCTCCTGGCCAGCTTTGCGCAGGCCGATTTGCAGTACGGTTACTACAACATGACGTGCCCAGGCGTGGAGGAACTTGTGCGTACCGAGCTTGAGGCCATCTTCACCGACGACTCCACCCTCcgcgccggcctcctccgcctccacTTCCACGACTGCTTCGTCCGGGGCTGCGACGCTTCCCTCCTGCTCAACTCCCACAACGGCACCGCTGAGAAGCACGCCGACCCCAACCTCACCGTGCGCGGCTACGAGGCCATCGAGGCTATCAAGAAGGTGGTGGAGAAAGCATGCCCCCTCGTCGTCTCCTGCGCCGACATCATGGCCATGGCCGCGCGCGACGCCGTCAATTTT AGCGCTGGGCCACGCTACGAGGTGGAGACCGGGCGCCGCGACGGGAACGTGTCCATGTTGGAGGAGGCCCTCACCAACCTGCCACCAGCCGACGGCAACGTCACCGTGCTAACCCAGTACTTCGCCGTCAAGAACCTCACCATGAAGGACATGGTCGTCCTCTCCG CGGCGCACACGATTGGAGTGACGCACTGCTCGTCCTTCTCCAAGAGGCTCTACAACTTCACTGGAGCCGGCGACCAGGACCCCTCGCTGGAGCCGGCGTACGGGAAGACGCTGACGACCAAGTGCCCAACAGATAAGATGGCGAGCGTGGTGCCCATGGACGAGGTGACGGTGGCCGAGTTCGACCTGGGATACTACGAGTCCGTGTACAATCACCGGGCGGTGCTGCGCTCCGACGCCGCGCTGCTGGAGGACAGCCTCACCGGCGCCTACGTCGCGCTCATGAACAACGCCTCCTCTCTCGACATCTTCTTCGCCGACTTTGCCGTCGCCATGATCAACATGGGCAGGGCTGGCGTTCTCACCGGCACCCAAGGCGAGATCAGAGAGACCTGTGGCGTCTACGTCGACTGA